The genomic stretch TTTTGATCCAGCATCTCTTGTAAGTCTATTTTCACCACATCATACCCTCGAGGGTTTCTGGATGAAATGTGACCAGAAGCATGGTCATACTCATAATAGTTGAACTCGCATAAAGTTGCATGCATTTCGACCAAGGATCTTCTAATCAGATTGACATCATAAACTAGGTATTTTCCAGGACATCCTTCGACCATATTCACAATTTCACCATAATGTTTAGGCAACAGATTGGCTTGTACATTAGGACCAGAGTCTTCAAAATACAAAATACCACTTTGCATTAATCTTCTCACCTCATCTTTCAAAGTGAAACAATTTTCAACATCATGATCGGGTGCTCCTTGATGGAATGCACAATGATGATTAGGTTTATACCACCACGAAAGCTCTTTCGGAACAGTTGGTGAAGTTCTTGTTTCTACCAAATTCTTTTGTATTAAAGCAGGAAATAATTTTGTATAGGACATTGGAATTGGATTAAATTGTGCGGGTCTCTGAACACGGttctgttgatgttgttgattttGTTGATTCGTACGTTGTGGAAAACATGGTTGATAACTTGGTGCTACTTGAACAACTATAGCAGGATTAATACTCAGAGCAACTGATGCCACATGCTGGTAACGTTGACTGTTTCTTGGAGATCTCCTACGCTTCTCTTGCGAAATAGAGTTAGCATCATGTTCCTTCTTCTTGGGAAAACCATTCACATATCTTCTAGAACTGTCAGATAAACCACCTTCTTTCAATCGTCCCTCACGGACAGCTTATTCTAATCTTAatcccatgtttaccatctcggtaaaatcatAGAAGTGCTTGCAACCATCCTATCATGATAGAACGGACTCAGAGTCTTCAAAAATAGctttgtcatttccttctctACTAACGGAGGACTGACTCGCGCAACAATCTCACGCCATCTATACGCGTACTCTTTGAAAGCttctttatccttttgggacatagCACGGACTTGATCTCTGTCTGGTGCCATGTTGGTATTATACTTGTACTAACGAACAAAAGgctcacctaggtcattgaaagttTGGATCTGGGTGCTATCAAATCCCATGTACCATTTCAAAGCAGCATCGATCAAACagtcttgaaagtagtggatcaatAATTGATGATTATCAGTTTCAGTCAACATTTTACGAGCGCACATCACTAAATGACTTAGAGGACAAGAGTTGCCCTTATACTTCTCGAAATATGGTACCTTGAACTTGGTAGGAATCTTCACATTAGAGACTAAGCAAAGATCATGAGCATTCTTCCCAAATAGATATTTCCCCCTCAAAGCCTGAATCTCTTTCTGCATACCTTGAAACTAATCTTGAAACTCATCCATCCTTTCGTAGATACCAACAGTTTCA from Lathyrus oleraceus cultivar Zhongwan6 chromosome 7, CAAS_Psat_ZW6_1.0, whole genome shotgun sequence encodes the following:
- the LOC127103370 gene encoding uncharacterized protein LOC127103370, with product MQKEIQALRGKYLFGKNAHDLCLVSNVKIPTKFKVPYFEKYKGNSCPLSHLVMCARKMLTETDNHQLLIHYFQDCLIDAALKWYMGFDSTQIQTFNDLEGGLSDSSRRYVNGFPKKKEHDANSISQEKRRRSPRNSQRYQHVASVALSINPAIVVQVAPSYQPCFPQRTNQQNQQHQQNRVQRPAQFNPIPMSYTKLFPALIQKNLVETRTSPTVPKELSWWYKPNHHCAFHQGAPDHDVENCFTLKDEVRRLMQSGILYFEDSGPNVQANLLPKHYGEIVNMVEGCPGKYLVYDVNLIRRSLVEMHATLCEFNYYEYDHASGHISSRNPRGYDVVKIDLQEMLDQNLIQIRRDRDQDEHEVNVIVPRFNIPEPVVIELNGQKSIVSSFVIFLAGPTPYESAKVVPYKYNATMLEDGKEVSIPYFSSIVNITYVSGVTRSGRVFAAATPKRTEDVVIEKLAQEKTPVIQSDQSSSVNQSSDQDEVLKLIRKSGLNVVDQLLHTPSKIYVLSLLKSLEAHKEVLHKVMEPAYMDHDVTIGQFGGIMANITACNNLSFSDEELLEQGRNHNLALHISMNCQEDAMSNVMVETGSSMNVLPKATISKLYYQGALMLVGLL